The following are encoded together in the Proteiniphilum saccharofermentans genome:
- a CDS encoding type I restriction enzyme HsdR N-terminal domain-containing protein — protein sequence MYDLNLPSFDTKIRKKGDRLEIFDPLRKKYVTLTPEEWVRQHFVHYLISEKQFPASLIANEAGIKLNSLSKRCDTVVYNRQLEPVMIVEYKRPDVTITQEVFNQITRYNSVLKVHYIIVSNGLVHHCCQMDYEQQSYHYLTEIPTYQEITQ from the coding sequence ATGTACGATTTAAATTTGCCATCTTTCGACACAAAAATCCGTAAAAAGGGTGACAGGCTGGAAATCTTCGATCCCCTACGTAAAAAATATGTAACACTGACTCCTGAAGAATGGGTACGCCAGCATTTTGTCCATTATCTTATTTCAGAAAAACAGTTTCCGGCCTCACTAATAGCCAATGAGGCCGGGATCAAACTCAACTCGCTTTCTAAAAGATGCGATACGGTGGTGTACAACCGTCAGCTTGAACCGGTGATGATCGTAGAGTATAAAAGACCGGACGTAACCATAACCCAGGAGGTATTCAACCAGATTACCCGGTATAATAGTGTATTAAAGGTGCACTATATCATTGTTTCCAACGGTTTGGTGCACCATTGCTGTCAAATGGATTATGAACAGCAGTCCTATCATTACCTTACTGAAATTCCAACTTACCAGGAAATTACTCAGTAG
- a CDS encoding OmpP1/FadL family transporter codes for MKKITYILFSFFMLTVPLFSQSEIDALRFSREDLYGTARAMSMGGAFGALGGDLTGVSINPAGIAVYRSSEVAGTMNWMKEGSVVGDIKSNKTSFNLDNIGFVGYFPLRNDVMPLINFGFTYNRSKSFDKNVLGVGDSQGTLVDYIYNDYQANLSSGNIKSPDDLVWIKDKYDPFLSQPWLPVLGRNAFLLHPDQSGTNLVPLDTRGDIPVGQIETYERGYIDNYDFTVGTTLNNVLNLGVSLSVKNVYYSLVSHYLEDFYDGDVHNGGYTLNNEMTVKGAGVGAKIGAIYRPVNSLRIGLAWHTPTWYALSETYGAEMEEDIKYYLPSHVDYEEGGFGSAVFQNDYDLKTPGKIVASVATVLGSSFIASLDYELVDYSKMKLRLPSNSLDDPTWYDGHNDIISQDHKLASTVKVGMEYRFTPQFSGRLGYAWMQNPYHADLVEFGNAVVAGSSTIHRIEGDTHYYTGGLGYRFNRNFYLDMAIVYKTQKDDLYPFPNFYSSNGTLEVDAAPFSLKNNSVRGLLTLGYRF; via the coding sequence ATGAAGAAGATCACTTATATCCTTTTTTCATTTTTCATGTTAACGGTGCCTCTCTTTTCGCAGAGTGAGATTGATGCTTTGCGCTTTTCCCGGGAAGATCTCTATGGCACTGCCCGGGCTATGTCGATGGGGGGAGCCTTTGGCGCCTTGGGAGGAGACCTGACCGGTGTCTCCATTAACCCTGCCGGCATAGCGGTGTACCGCAGTTCTGAAGTGGCGGGGACAATGAATTGGATGAAAGAGGGATCAGTTGTGGGAGATATAAAATCCAATAAAACCAGTTTTAATCTGGATAATATTGGATTTGTAGGTTATTTCCCGTTGAGAAACGACGTGATGCCGCTGATCAATTTTGGATTCACTTATAACCGGTCGAAATCGTTCGATAAAAATGTGTTGGGAGTGGGAGATTCTCAGGGTACCTTGGTCGATTATATTTACAATGACTATCAGGCCAATTTGTCGAGCGGGAATATCAAGAGTCCGGACGATTTGGTGTGGATTAAAGATAAGTATGACCCCTTCTTATCGCAACCATGGTTGCCGGTATTGGGACGTAACGCCTTCCTTCTTCACCCCGATCAAAGCGGTACAAATCTTGTTCCGCTGGATACCAGAGGAGATATACCGGTCGGTCAAATCGAAACGTATGAACGAGGTTATATAGATAATTATGATTTCACAGTGGGAACCACTCTCAATAATGTGTTGAATCTCGGTGTCTCACTTTCTGTCAAGAATGTATACTACAGTCTTGTCTCCCATTATTTGGAAGATTTCTATGATGGAGATGTCCATAATGGCGGGTATACGTTAAACAACGAGATGACAGTCAAAGGGGCGGGCGTAGGTGCCAAAATCGGGGCAATCTACCGGCCGGTGAACTCTCTGCGGATCGGACTGGCATGGCATACACCTACCTGGTATGCACTGTCGGAGACATACGGGGCGGAAATGGAAGAAGATATCAAATACTATCTACCCTCCCATGTGGATTATGAGGAGGGAGGCTTCGGCTCGGCTGTTTTCCAGAATGATTACGATCTGAAAACACCCGGGAAAATAGTTGCCAGTGTGGCAACCGTACTGGGTAGTAGTTTTATTGCCAGTCTGGATTACGAATTGGTGGATTACAGTAAGATGAAGTTAAGGCTTCCTTCCAACTCTTTAGATGATCCAACATGGTACGATGGTCATAATGATATTATTTCCCAGGATCACAAACTGGCGTCGACAGTGAAAGTGGGAATGGAATACCGTTTCACACCCCAGTTCTCCGGACGGTTGGGATATGCATGGATGCAAAATCCCTATCATGCAGACCTGGTTGAATTTGGTAATGCCGTTGTGGCAGGTTCAAGCACCATACACCGTATAGAGGGCGACACCCATTACTATACCGGAGGATTAGGATACCGTTTCAATAGAAATTTCTATCTCGATATGGCGATTGTCTATAAAACCCAAAAAGATGATCTTTATCCTTTCCCCAATTTTTATTCAAGTAATGGAACGCTGGAAGTAGATGCAGCTCCCTTTTCCCTAAAGAACAATTCTGTCAGAGGATTACTCACTTTAGGGTATAGGTTTTAA
- a CDS encoding AMP nucleosidase has product MKTKQEIVENWLPRYTKRSLDEFTKFVLLTNFQKYVEIFADHFNAPIVGLDANMPNASANGITIINFGMGSANAATIMDLLSAVSPSAVLFLGKCGALKSRSELGDYILPIAAIRGEGTSNDYFPPEVPSLPAFSLLRAVSSNVRDFSRDYWTGTVYTTNRRVWEYDDDFKNYLRQIRAMAVDMETATLFTCGFANRIPTGALLLVSDQPLISTGVKTEKSDQHITENFVEEHVKIGIKSLSSIMNRGSTIKHLRFDW; this is encoded by the coding sequence ATGAAAACAAAACAGGAAATAGTAGAGAATTGGCTCCCCAGATATACGAAGAGGTCACTTGATGAATTTACCAAATTTGTCTTGTTGACTAACTTTCAAAAGTATGTCGAAATCTTTGCTGATCATTTCAACGCTCCTATAGTCGGTCTAGACGCCAATATGCCTAATGCCTCTGCCAACGGCATCACCATCATCAATTTTGGAATGGGAAGCGCCAATGCAGCTACCATCATGGATTTGCTGAGCGCTGTATCACCCTCGGCAGTGCTTTTCCTGGGAAAATGCGGTGCATTGAAATCGAGGAGTGAGTTGGGAGATTACATTCTACCCATTGCCGCTATCCGTGGCGAAGGTACGTCGAATGATTATTTCCCGCCCGAAGTACCCTCCCTGCCGGCATTCAGCCTCCTAAGGGCGGTTTCGTCCAATGTGCGCGACTTTAGCCGGGATTACTGGACAGGTACTGTATATACTACCAATCGCCGTGTGTGGGAATACGACGATGATTTTAAGAATTATCTGAGGCAGATCCGTGCCATGGCAGTAGATATGGAAACGGCCACGCTTTTCACCTGCGGCTTTGCCAATCGCATTCCTACGGGGGCATTGCTGCTTGTGTCCGACCAACCGTTGATCTCTACCGGTGTGAAGACTGAAAAAAGTGATCAGCATATTACAGAAAATTTTGTGGAAGAGCATGTGAAAATAGGTATCAAGTCGCTGTCATCCATTATGAACAGAGGTTCTACCATCAAACATTTGCGCTTCGACTGGTGA
- the panB gene encoding 3-methyl-2-oxobutanoate hydroxymethyltransferase, translating into MSEDKKGYLTITNRKKVTTHRLREMKQQGEKISMLTAYDYSMASVIDQAGIDVILVGDSASNVMAGNTTTLPMTVEQMIYHGKSVMNAVKRAMVVVDMPFGSYQGNPYEAVGNAVKIMKETQADCLKLEGGKEVAESIRAILNAGIPVMGHLGLMPQSINKYGTYAVRATEDEEATKLLEDARLLQKIGCCSIVLEKIPAELAGKVTAELDIPTIGIGAGAQVDGQVLVMHDMLGLNKGFSPRFLRRYANLYDEITTAVRQYINDVKSSDFPSEEESY; encoded by the coding sequence ATGTCAGAAGATAAAAAAGGGTATCTTACCATTACCAACCGGAAGAAAGTAACTACACACCGTTTACGCGAGATGAAGCAACAGGGTGAAAAGATATCGATGCTCACGGCCTATGACTATTCCATGGCGTCTGTAATCGATCAGGCAGGTATTGATGTGATACTGGTAGGAGACTCGGCTTCTAATGTGATGGCCGGAAACACCACCACCTTGCCGATGACGGTAGAGCAGATGATATATCACGGGAAGTCGGTGATGAATGCGGTAAAGCGGGCCATGGTAGTGGTAGATATGCCTTTCGGCAGTTATCAGGGAAATCCTTATGAAGCCGTTGGCAATGCAGTAAAAATCATGAAGGAAACCCAGGCCGATTGCCTGAAATTGGAAGGAGGAAAAGAGGTGGCCGAATCAATCAGAGCTATCCTGAACGCCGGCATCCCTGTGATGGGGCACCTGGGGTTGATGCCGCAATCAATCAACAAATACGGTACTTATGCTGTACGCGCCACAGAAGACGAGGAAGCAACCAAGTTGCTGGAAGATGCCCGTTTATTGCAGAAAATAGGATGCTGTTCCATCGTGTTGGAAAAAATTCCCGCGGAACTGGCAGGCAAAGTGACGGCAGAACTGGATATTCCGACAATAGGGATTGGTGCCGGGGCCCAGGTGGATGGGCAGGTGTTGGTTATGCATGATATGCTGGGGTTGAACAAAGGTTTTTCTCCCCGTTTCTTGCGTCGCTACGCCAATTTGTACGACGAGATTACAACAGCAGTCCGGCAATATATAAACGACGTCAAATCGTCCGATTTTCCCTCGGAGGAAGAAAGCTACTGA
- the holA gene encoding DNA polymerase III subunit delta encodes MAASTQSSFNSVRNDILQRRFKPIYLFMGDESYFIDVLTDLLSDTVLTETEKDFNMLTFYGVDADVNLIISSARRFPMMAEYQLIIVKEAQNLDKFELLDLYAKNPMPSTILVINYKHGTVDKRKAVVKSILKTGEVFESKKLYENQIPAFIQSWLKERGIGIDEKSAQMLTDYIGNDISKLIPQLQKLEVSLPEGEQRITSALIERNVGISKDYNNFELQKAVISKNVVAANRIVDYFDKNPKENPMMATIAVLFNYFSNLLECFWLPRKDEQSIMNALNMKSAYFVRDYMTGLRNYNAQKVMEIISDLRTFDARSKGVDNVSASQGDLLKELVYRIMH; translated from the coding sequence ATGGCTGCATCCACACAATCATCTTTTAACTCTGTCCGCAACGATATTCTGCAACGTCGGTTCAAACCCATATATCTCTTTATGGGCGATGAGTCCTATTTTATAGATGTATTGACCGATTTGCTCTCCGACACAGTGTTGACTGAAACGGAGAAAGATTTCAATATGCTCACTTTCTACGGAGTAGATGCTGATGTCAACCTTATTATCTCATCTGCTCGCCGTTTCCCTATGATGGCGGAATACCAGCTTATTATTGTGAAAGAGGCTCAGAATCTCGACAAGTTCGAGTTGCTCGACTTATATGCCAAGAATCCGATGCCTTCCACTATTCTGGTAATCAATTACAAACATGGCACGGTAGATAAACGGAAGGCTGTAGTCAAAAGCATACTTAAAACAGGAGAGGTATTTGAATCGAAGAAATTGTACGAAAACCAGATACCGGCATTTATTCAATCCTGGCTGAAAGAGAGAGGAATAGGTATAGATGAGAAATCGGCACAGATGCTGACCGATTATATAGGAAACGATATCAGCAAACTGATCCCTCAACTTCAAAAATTGGAGGTCTCACTTCCCGAAGGAGAACAGCGTATTACATCCGCATTGATAGAGAGAAATGTGGGTATCAGTAAGGATTACAATAATTTTGAGCTACAGAAAGCTGTCATTTCCAAAAATGTAGTGGCTGCTAACCGGATCGTAGATTACTTTGATAAGAATCCGAAAGAAAATCCGATGATGGCCACGATCGCCGTGCTGTTCAACTATTTCAGTAACCTTCTGGAATGCTTCTGGTTACCACGAAAGGATGAACAAAGCATTATGAATGCATTGAATATGAAATCAGCTTATTTCGTACGTGATTATATGACAGGCCTGCGTAATTATAACGCCCAGAAAGTGATGGAAATCATCTCAGACCTGCGTACATTCGATGCCCGGTCAAAGGGGGTAGACAATGTGTCGGCTTCCCAGGGAGATCTGTTGAAGGAGCTCGTTTATAGGATTATGCATTAA